Proteins from a genomic interval of Nasonia vitripennis strain AsymCx chromosome 3, Nvit_psr_1.1, whole genome shotgun sequence:
- the LOC100121539 gene encoding zinc finger protein 143 has translation MSAENAQPLDKNTYMHEEYTLLQDLEEYQEDILGGLSVLVNDNNLDNTQVQQLVLNDELLNTLTAVTLPDGTQAFVAENPSPNELETEEPALRLENGAIFLRDASELTNGQVIQLQLDSLGSECPKNSTGESSDGEITYPQLQVIDGVLYVVTNQIEESQDLWEVSEETPKLDTIFSTNNQNEEEQPKSKHECPREDCTKVYSTVRHLKVHERTHTGQRPYLCTHPKCKKSFSTGYSLKAHLRTHTGEKPYKCTTEECDKSFKTSGDLLKHVRTHTGERPFVCPFEGCGRSFTTSNIRKVHIRTHTGERPFKCPQPKCGKAFASSTNYKNHIRIHSGEKPYVCSINNCGRRFTEYSSLYKHHIVHTQEKPFECEVCHRQYRQQSTLLMHKKTAHSIIDTDNENDNDDHDEVLDVLLENSVDMIDQANELTYVETGQVEVTDCVPEDETQILLVEDPSQLVTLQAMESLTEEPEDIPIDIALEEFNIKYEDVAFRWN, from the exons ATGTCAGCagaaaatgcacaaccattggATAAAAATACTTACATGCACGAAGAGTATACACTCCTACAAGACTTAGAG GAATATCAGGAGGATATTTTAGGTGGACTGTCAGTATTGGTAAATGATAATAACTTAGATAATACGCAGGTGCAGCAACTGGTACTTAACGATGAACTACTTAATACACTGACTGCCGTAACGTTGCCAGATGGAACTCAGGCCTTTGTTGCTGAAAACCCCAGTCCCAAtg AATTAGAGACGGAGGAGCCTGCCCTGAGGCTGGAAAATGGTGCAATATTTTTACGAGACGCGTCAGAGCTTACCAATGGACAAGTCATACAGCTTCAATTGGATTCACTGGGATCCGAATGTCCAAAGAATAGCACTGGCGAATCGAGCGACGGAGAGATTACATACCCACAATTGCAGGTCATAGATGGTGTGTTATATGTAGTAACTAATCAAATTGAAGAATCCCAAGACTTGTGGGAAGTCTCGGAAGAAACGCCAAAGTTAGATACAATATTTTCTACCAATAATCAAAATGAAGAAGAGCAGCCTAAAAGTAAGCACGAGTGTCCTAGAGAAGATTGCACCAAAGTATACAGTACTGTTCGTCATTTAAAG GTTCATGAGCGTACCCACACTGGTCAACGGCCATACTTGTGCACACACCCCAAGTGCAAAAAGAGTTTTTCTACTGGTTATAGTCTAAAAGCTCATTTGCGTACTCATACTGGAGAAAAGCCATATAAATGCACAACAGAAGAATGTGATAAAAGTTTTAAGACGTCAGGTGATCTTTTGAAGCATGTTAGGACTCATACAGGTGAAAGACCTTTTGTTTGTCCCTTCGAAGGCTGTGGTAGATCATTTACTACAAGTAATATTAGAAAG GTACATATAAGGACACATACAGGGGAACGGCCTTTTAAATGCCCACAGCCGAAATGTGGCAAGGCCTTTGCTAGCtcaacaaattacaaaaaccATATACGTATTCATTCTGGTGAAAAGCCGTATGTTTGCTCGATAAACAATTGCGGTCGTCGATTTACGGAGTACTCTAGTCTTTATAAGCATCATATAGTGCATACGCAGGAGAAGCCTTTTGAATGCGAAGTTTGCCACAGACAGTATCGTCAACAAAGCACACTTCTGATGCACAAGAAAACGGCCCATTCTATAATTGATACGGACAATGAGAATGACAACGACGATCACGATGAAGTGTTGGATGTCCTATTAGAAAATTCAGTAGATATGATTGATCAAGCAAAT GAACTCACTTACGTCGAAACTGGTCAAGTCGAGGTCACAGATTGCGTTCCAGAAGATGAGACCCAAATATTGCTTGTCGAAGATCCAAGTCAATTAGTTACACTACAG GCCATGGAAAGTCTTACCGAGGAGCCTGAAGATATTCCTATTGATATAGCATTAGAagaatttaatattaaatatgaaGATGTTGCATTCAGATGGAATTAA
- the LOC100118543 gene encoding uncharacterized protein LOC100118543 isoform X3, whose translation MLTLTLLGLLISAAAIGTADASPLARIHVKFVQPPHVQEYGLKTEGARVISQQSYLSIGRRHSPPNLRTGSPVMGGYYYPRPRTIPRAFAPVEQNDINVSNREYSHQTPDFSNGLDYPDPLLLTGEAALRAVRYIYGRGELFFSDIPHTRAILRNQQERRENGLNGNILRSIRPNSPFYDHRD comes from the exons ATGTTGAcg CTGACGCTGTTGGGGCTGCTGATATCGGCCGCGGCAATCGGGACGGCGGATGCCTCGCCACTCGCCCGCATCCACGTGAAATTCGTTCAGCCCCCCCACGTCCAGGAGTACGGCCTCAAGACCGAAG GGGCACGCGTGATCTCGCAGCAGTCGTACCTGTCCATCGGCAGGAGGCACTCGCCGCCCAACCTGAGAACGG GTAGCCCAGTGATGGGCGGATACTACTATCCCCGGCCTCGGACGATTCCGCGGGCTTTCGCTCCTGTCGAGCAGAATGACATCAACGTCAGCAACCGGGAGTACAGTCATCAAACGCCGGATTTCTCCAACGGATTGG ACTACCCCGACCCGCTGCTGCTGACGGGCGAGGCGGCACTGAGGGCAGTGCGCTACATCTACGGACGGGGCGAGCTCTTCTTCAGCGACATACctcacacgcgcgcgattttGCGAAACCAGCAGGAGAGACGGGAAAACGGACTCAACGGCAACATACTCAGAAGCATCAGACCCAACTCGCCTTTTTACGACCACAGAGATTAG
- the LOC100118543 gene encoding uncharacterized protein LOC100118543 isoform X1, which translates to MDNTYFTYKADKTYFIDSAVTLLNRYRSSRTSHYFICCAGLTLLGLLISAAAIGTADASPLARIHVKFVQPPHVQEYGLKTEGARVISQQSYLSIGRRHSPPNLRTGSPVMGGYYYPRPRTIPRAFAPVEQNDINVSNREYSHQTPDFSNGLDYPDPLLLTGEAALRAVRYIYGRGELFFSDIPHTRAILRNQQERRENGLNGNILRSIRPNSPFYDHRD; encoded by the exons ATGGATAATACGTATTTTACGTACAAGGCAGATAAAACATATTTCATCGATTCGGCCGTTACATTATTGAATCGTTACAGATCGAGTCGGACGAGccattattttatttgctgCGCGGGA CTGACGCTGTTGGGGCTGCTGATATCGGCCGCGGCAATCGGGACGGCGGATGCCTCGCCACTCGCCCGCATCCACGTGAAATTCGTTCAGCCCCCCCACGTCCAGGAGTACGGCCTCAAGACCGAAG GGGCACGCGTGATCTCGCAGCAGTCGTACCTGTCCATCGGCAGGAGGCACTCGCCGCCCAACCTGAGAACGG GTAGCCCAGTGATGGGCGGATACTACTATCCCCGGCCTCGGACGATTCCGCGGGCTTTCGCTCCTGTCGAGCAGAATGACATCAACGTCAGCAACCGGGAGTACAGTCATCAAACGCCGGATTTCTCCAACGGATTGG ACTACCCCGACCCGCTGCTGCTGACGGGCGAGGCGGCACTGAGGGCAGTGCGCTACATCTACGGACGGGGCGAGCTCTTCTTCAGCGACATACctcacacgcgcgcgattttGCGAAACCAGCAGGAGAGACGGGAAAACGGACTCAACGGCAACATACTCAGAAGCATCAGACCCAACTCGCCTTTTTACGACCACAGAGATTAG